The following proteins are co-located in the Carassius auratus strain Wakin unplaced genomic scaffold, ASM336829v1 scaf_tig00214714_1_2670353, whole genome shotgun sequence genome:
- the abcd4 gene encoding lysosomal cobalamin transporter ABCD4 isoform X1, whose translation MPHMKKNSSEKRPKLDWRFVQRFCRILKILFPSWSNQSVRMFMTLLGVALSVQLVIYQVGLIPSQFYEVLSEKNYGKFKNLVLFAVMLILINSTLKSLDQYISSLLYVSWRKSLTEELHSTYFKGRVYYTLNVLCKDIDNPDQRISQDVERLCKQISTMASRLLISPFTVTYYTYQCFNSAGWIGFVSIFGYFVAGTIVNKILIGPIVSMLVEQEKLEGDFRFKHMQIRVNAESAAFYRAGQVEHMRTDRRLQMLLSTQRSLMNKELWLYIGVNTFDYLGSILSYIVIAIPIFAGDYDGLTPGELSALVSKNAFVCIYLINCFTQLIDLSTTVSDVAGYTHRIGELREVMADIAKKQCDQDQYDPLSKDEPYSDRELQSVPGDTAFVLDGLSYKSPVSVELLVKDLTLKISQGTHMLVVGNTGTGKTSLLRILNGLWEPCSGSVEMTTCFGPRGVLFLPQKPYLTDGTLREQVIYPLKDVYPSSGSIDDERILKYLELVGLSNLLTRIGGLDTKVDWNWDDVLSPGEMQRLCFARLFYLQPKYAVLDEATSALTEEAEGQLYEACKQLGMTLISLGHRSTLEKYHDIMLRLCGGGQWELTELKEA comes from the exons ATGCCACACATGAAGAAGAACAGCAGTGAGAAAAG ACCAAAGTTAGACTGGAGGTTTGTCCAAAGATTCTGCAGAATCCTGAAGATCCTTTTCCCATCCTGGTCCAACCAGAGTGTCCGGATGTTCATGACGCTTCTTGGAGTCGCGCTTTCAG TTCAGCTGGTGATTTATCAAGTGGGTCTCATTCCGAGTCAGTTCTACGAGGTTCTGTCTGAGAAGAACTATGGGAAGTTCAAAAATCTGGTGCTGTTTGCGGTTATGCTCATTCTGATTAATTCAACG CTGAAGAGTCTGGACCAGTACATCTCCAGTCTGCTTTATGTCAGCTGGAGAAAGTCATTGACTGAAGAACTCCATAGCACATACTTCAAGGGACGTGTTTACTACACACTCAATGTACTGTGTAAAGACATCGACAACCC AGACCAGCGCATCAGTCAAGACGTAGAGAGGTTATGTAAACAGATAAGCACTATGGCAAGTCGACTTCTCATTTCACCATTCACTGTGACCTACTACACCTATCAGTGCTTCAACAG TGCCGGCTGGATTGGATTTGTAAGCATCTTCGGCTACTTTGTGGCTGGAACCATCGTCAACAAGATCTTGATTGGACCCATCGTGTCCATGCTGGTTGAGCAAGAAAAGTTGGAGGGAGATTTTAG GtttaaacacatgcaaattagAGTGAACGCAGAATCGGCCGCTTTCTACAG gGCAGGTCAAGTGGAACACATGCGGACCGACAGAAGGCTGCAGATGCTCTTATCCACTCAGAGAAGCTTGATGAACAAAGAGCTCTGGCTTTACA ttgggGTAAACACCTTTGACTACCTGGGCAGTATCCTCAGCTATATAGTGATCGCCATCCCCATCTTTGCTGGAGATTACGACGGCCTGACGCCTGGAGAACTGAGTGCTCTTGTCAGTAAG AATGCTTTTGTCTGCATCTATCTGATAAACTGCTTCACGCAGCTGATAGATCTCTCAACCACAGTGTCTGACGTCGCTGGATACACACACCG AATCGGAGAACTGCGGGAAGTGATGGCAGATATTGCCAAGAAACAGTGTGACCAGGATCAGTACGATCCACTTTCAAAGGATGAACCTTACAG CGACCGGGAGCTTCAGAGTGTCCCAGGAGACACAGCGTTTGTGCTGGACGGTCTCTCCTATAAATCACCCGTGTCAGTGGAGCTGCTGGTGAAGGACCTGACCCTAAAGATCAGTCAAGGGACACACATGCTTGTGGTGGGAAACACGGGGACGGGGAAGACCTCCCTGCTCAGGATCCTCAACGGCCTGTGGGAACCATGCAGTG GTTCTGTGGAGATGACCACATGTTTTGGACCGAGGGGTGTGCTTTTCCTCCCACAGAAACCATATCTTACTGATGGCACTCTCAGAGAGCAG GTTATCTATCCATTAAAGGATGTATATCCTTCCTCAG GCTCTATAGATGATGAACGAATACTAAAATACCTGGAACTTGTTGGTTTG TCGAATCTACTGACCAGAATTGGAGGACTGGATACAAAAGTAGACTGGAATTG GGATGATGTTTTATCGCCAGGAGAAATGCAGAGGCTTTGTTTTGCTAGATTGTTTTACCTGCAGCCCAAATACGCAG TACTGGACGAAGCCACTAGCGCTCTGACGGAGGAGGCCGAGGGTCAGCTCTATGAGGCCTGTAAACAGCTGGGAATGACCCTCATCAGTCTGGGTCACCGTAGCACTCTGGAAAAG TATCATGACATTATGCTGCGACTGTGTGGAGGTGGCCAATGGGAGCTCACCGAACTCAAAGAGGCGTGA
- the abcd4 gene encoding lysosomal cobalamin transporter ABCD4 isoform X2, giving the protein MASRLLISPFTVTYYTYQCFNSAGWIGFVSIFGYFVAGTIVNKILIGPIVSMLVEQEKLEGDFRFKHMQIRVNAESAAFYRAGQVEHMRTDRRLQMLLSTQRSLMNKELWLYIGVNTFDYLGSILSYIVIAIPIFAGDYDGLTPGELSALVSKNAFVCIYLINCFTQLIDLSTTVSDVAGYTHRIGELREVMADIAKKQCDQDQYDPLSKDEPYSDRELQSVPGDTAFVLDGLSYKSPVSVELLVKDLTLKISQGTHMLVVGNTGTGKTSLLRILNGLWEPCSGSVEMTTCFGPRGVLFLPQKPYLTDGTLREQVIYPLKDVYPSSGSIDDERILKYLELVGLSNLLTRIGGLDTKVDWNWDDVLSPGEMQRLCFARLFYLQPKYAVLDEATSALTEEAEGQLYEACKQLGMTLISLGHRSTLEKYHDIMLRLCGGGQWELTELKEA; this is encoded by the exons ATGGCAAGTCGACTTCTCATTTCACCATTCACTGTGACCTACTACACCTATCAGTGCTTCAACAG TGCCGGCTGGATTGGATTTGTAAGCATCTTCGGCTACTTTGTGGCTGGAACCATCGTCAACAAGATCTTGATTGGACCCATCGTGTCCATGCTGGTTGAGCAAGAAAAGTTGGAGGGAGATTTTAG GtttaaacacatgcaaattagAGTGAACGCAGAATCGGCCGCTTTCTACAG gGCAGGTCAAGTGGAACACATGCGGACCGACAGAAGGCTGCAGATGCTCTTATCCACTCAGAGAAGCTTGATGAACAAAGAGCTCTGGCTTTACA ttgggGTAAACACCTTTGACTACCTGGGCAGTATCCTCAGCTATATAGTGATCGCCATCCCCATCTTTGCTGGAGATTACGACGGCCTGACGCCTGGAGAACTGAGTGCTCTTGTCAGTAAG AATGCTTTTGTCTGCATCTATCTGATAAACTGCTTCACGCAGCTGATAGATCTCTCAACCACAGTGTCTGACGTCGCTGGATACACACACCG AATCGGAGAACTGCGGGAAGTGATGGCAGATATTGCCAAGAAACAGTGTGACCAGGATCAGTACGATCCACTTTCAAAGGATGAACCTTACAG CGACCGGGAGCTTCAGAGTGTCCCAGGAGACACAGCGTTTGTGCTGGACGGTCTCTCCTATAAATCACCCGTGTCAGTGGAGCTGCTGGTGAAGGACCTGACCCTAAAGATCAGTCAAGGGACACACATGCTTGTGGTGGGAAACACGGGGACGGGGAAGACCTCCCTGCTCAGGATCCTCAACGGCCTGTGGGAACCATGCAGTG GTTCTGTGGAGATGACCACATGTTTTGGACCGAGGGGTGTGCTTTTCCTCCCACAGAAACCATATCTTACTGATGGCACTCTCAGAGAGCAG GTTATCTATCCATTAAAGGATGTATATCCTTCCTCAG GCTCTATAGATGATGAACGAATACTAAAATACCTGGAACTTGTTGGTTTG TCGAATCTACTGACCAGAATTGGAGGACTGGATACAAAAGTAGACTGGAATTG GGATGATGTTTTATCGCCAGGAGAAATGCAGAGGCTTTGTTTTGCTAGATTGTTTTACCTGCAGCCCAAATACGCAG TACTGGACGAAGCCACTAGCGCTCTGACGGAGGAGGCCGAGGGTCAGCTCTATGAGGCCTGTAAACAGCTGGGAATGACCCTCATCAGTCTGGGTCACCGTAGCACTCTGGAAAAG TATCATGACATTATGCTGCGACTGTGTGGAGGTGGCCAATGGGAGCTCACCGAACTCAAAGAGGCGTGA
- the klhl14 gene encoding kelch-like protein 14 isoform X3: MSRSGDRTSTFDPTHSDSLLHGLNLLWRKQLFCDVTLTAQGQQFHCHKAVLASCSQYFRSLFSTHMLSREDGLEAKDQGSSGTPSSSPDDKLLPSPRSNINNLVLQGCSSIGLRLVLEYLYTANVTLSLDTVEEVLSVSKILNIPQITKLSVQFLNDQISVQNYKQICKIAALHGLDETKKLANKYLVEDVLLLNFEEMCAMLDALPPPVESELALFQMSVLWLEHDRETRMHYAPDLMKRLRFALIPAPELVERVQSVDFMRSDPVCQKLLLDAMNYHLMPFRQHSRQTTASRIRSNKRMLLLVGGLPPGPDRLPSNLVQYYDDEKKTWKILTIMPYNSAHHCVVEVENFLLLLGGEDQWNPNGKHSTNFVSRYDPRFNSWIQLPPMQERRASFFACCLDKHLYVVGGRNETGYLSSVEAFNLETNEWNYVSSLPQPLAAHAGAVHNGKIYISGGVHNGEYVSWLYCYDPVMDVWARKQDMNTKRAIHALAGMNDRLYAIGGNHLKGFSHLDVMLVECYDPKADQWSILQTPILEGRSGPGCAVLDDSIYLVGGYSWSMGAYKSSTICYSPEKGTWIEMEGEVAEPLAGPSCATVILPACLPFNK; encoded by the exons ATGTCCAGATCGGGTGACCGAACCTCCACGTTTGACCCGACTCACAGCGACTCTCTGCTGCACGGTCTCAACCTGCTGTGGAGGAAGCAGCTCTTCTGCGATGTGACTCTCACGGCGCAGGGACAGCAGTTCCACTGCCACAAAGCCGTGCTGGCGTCCTGCTCGCAGTACTTCAGGTCCCTGTTCTCCACGCACATGCTGAGCAGAGAAGACGGGCTGGAAGCGAAGGACCAAGGCAGCAGCGGCACCCCGTCCTCCTCGCCCGACGACAAGCTCCTGCCCAGCCCGCGCTCGAACATCAACAACCTGGTGCTGCAGGGCTGCTCCTCCATCGGTCTACGACTGGTGCTGGAGTACCTCTACACGGCCAACGTTACCCTCTCCCTGGACACGGTGGAGGAGGTGCTCTCCGTCAGCAAGATCCTCAACATCCCCCAGATCACCAAACTCAGCGTGCAGTTCCTCAACGACCAGATCTCGGTCCAAAACTACAAGCAGATCTGCAAGATCGCAGCTCTGCACGGGCTGGATGAGACCAAGAAGCTCGCCAACAAGTACCTGGTGGAGGACGTTCTCCTCTTGAACTTTGAGGAGATGTGCGCCATGCTGGACGCCCTCCCTCCGCCCGTGGAGTCGGAGCTGGCGCTCTTTCAGATGTCCGTGCTGTGGTTGGAGCACGACAGGGAGACCAGGATGCACTACGCTCCCGACCTGATGAAGCGCCTGCGTTTCGCCCTCATCCCTGCCCCGGAGCTGGTGGAGAGGGTGCAGTCGGTAGACTTTATGAGGAGCGACCCGGTGTGCCAGAAATTGCTCCTGGATGCCATGAACTACCACCTGATGCCCTTCAGACAGCACAGCAGACAAACCACAGCCAGCAG GATACGTTCAAACAAACGGATGCTCCTGTTGGTTGGAGGCCTGCCCCCGGGTCCCGACCGCCTCCCCAGTAATCTGGTCCAGTACTACGATGACGAAAAGAAGacatggaagatccttacaa TAATGCCATATAACAGCGCCCATCACTGTGTGGTGGAGGTGGAGAACTTCCTGCTTTTATTGGGCGGAGAAGACCAGTGGAACCCTAATG GCAAACACAGCACTAATTTTGTAAGTCGGTATGATCCCAGATTCAATAGCTGGATACAACTACCGCCCATGCAGGAGAG GAGAGCGAGTTTCTTCGCGTGCTGCCTGGATAAGCACTTGTATGTTGTTGGGGGAAGGAATGAGACAGGTTATCTGTCTAGCGTTGAAGCCTTTAACCTTGAAACAAACGAATGGAATTACGTTTCGTCTCTTCCACAGCCGCTGGCTGCGCACGCAGGCGCCGTGCACAATGGGAAAATATACATCTCAG GTGGCGTTCACAACGGTGAATACGTGTCTTGGCTGTACTGCTACGACCCTGTGATGGACGTGTGGGCTCGGAAACAGGACATGAACACCAAGCGAGCCATACACGCTCTCGCAGGCATGAACGACCGCCTCTACGCTATTGGGGGAAACCACTTAAAGG GATTCTCTCATCTGGATGTGATGCTGGTTGAATGCTACGACCCTAAAGCAGATCAGTGGAGCATCCTGCAAACGCCCATCTTAGAGGGACGCAGCGGGCCTGGGTGTGCTGTTCTTGATGACAGTATTTACTTGGTGGGAGGCTACAGCTGGAGCATG GGGGCGTATAAGTCATCCACTATTTGTTACAGCCCAGAGAAAGGCACATGGATAGAGATGGAAGGAGAAGTGGCTGAACCTTTAGCTGGACCTTCCTGTGCCACAGTCATACTGCCGGCCTGTTTACCATTTAACAAATAA
- the klhl14 gene encoding kelch-like protein 14 isoform X2 produces the protein MGMQGCVWLEVCSSPEVMSRSGDRTSTFDPTHSDSLLHGLNLLWRKQLFCDVTLTAQGQQFHCHKAVLASCSQYFRSLFSTHMLSREDGLEAKDQGSSGTPSSSPDDKLLPSPRSNINNLVLQGCSSIGLRLVLEYLYTANVTLSLDTVEEVLSVSKILNIPQITKLSVQFLNDQISVQNYKQICKIAALHGLDETKKLANKYLVEDVLLLNFEEMCAMLDALPPPVESELALFQMSVLWLEHDRETRMHYAPDLMKRLRFALIPAPELVERVQSVDFMRSDPVCQKLLLDAMNYHLMPFRQHSRQTTASRIRSNKRMLLLVGGLPPGPDRLPSNLVQYYDDEKKTWKILTIMPYNSAHHCVVEVENFLLLLGGEDQWNPNGKHSTNFVSRYDPRFNSWIQLPPMQERRASFFACCLDKHLYVVGGRNETGYLSSVEAFNLETNEWNYVSSLPQPLAAHAGAVHNGKIYISGGVHNGEYVSWLYCYDPVMDVWARKQDMNTKRAIHALAGMNDRLYAIGGNHLKGFSHLDVMLVECYDPKADQWSILQTPILEGRSGPGCAVLDDSIYLVGGYSWSMGAYKSSTICYSPEKGTWIEMEGEVAEPLAGPSCATVILPACLPFNK, from the exons ATGGGTATGCAAGGATGCGTGTGGTTG GAGGTGTGCAGCAGCCCCGAAGTCATGTCCAGATCGGGTGACCGAACCTCCACGTTTGACCCGACTCACAGCGACTCTCTGCTGCACGGTCTCAACCTGCTGTGGAGGAAGCAGCTCTTCTGCGATGTGACTCTCACGGCGCAGGGACAGCAGTTCCACTGCCACAAAGCCGTGCTGGCGTCCTGCTCGCAGTACTTCAGGTCCCTGTTCTCCACGCACATGCTGAGCAGAGAAGACGGGCTGGAAGCGAAGGACCAAGGCAGCAGCGGCACCCCGTCCTCCTCGCCCGACGACAAGCTCCTGCCCAGCCCGCGCTCGAACATCAACAACCTGGTGCTGCAGGGCTGCTCCTCCATCGGTCTACGACTGGTGCTGGAGTACCTCTACACGGCCAACGTTACCCTCTCCCTGGACACGGTGGAGGAGGTGCTCTCCGTCAGCAAGATCCTCAACATCCCCCAGATCACCAAACTCAGCGTGCAGTTCCTCAACGACCAGATCTCGGTCCAAAACTACAAGCAGATCTGCAAGATCGCAGCTCTGCACGGGCTGGATGAGACCAAGAAGCTCGCCAACAAGTACCTGGTGGAGGACGTTCTCCTCTTGAACTTTGAGGAGATGTGCGCCATGCTGGACGCCCTCCCTCCGCCCGTGGAGTCGGAGCTGGCGCTCTTTCAGATGTCCGTGCTGTGGTTGGAGCACGACAGGGAGACCAGGATGCACTACGCTCCCGACCTGATGAAGCGCCTGCGTTTCGCCCTCATCCCTGCCCCGGAGCTGGTGGAGAGGGTGCAGTCGGTAGACTTTATGAGGAGCGACCCGGTGTGCCAGAAATTGCTCCTGGATGCCATGAACTACCACCTGATGCCCTTCAGACAGCACAGCAGACAAACCACAGCCAGCAG GATACGTTCAAACAAACGGATGCTCCTGTTGGTTGGAGGCCTGCCCCCGGGTCCCGACCGCCTCCCCAGTAATCTGGTCCAGTACTACGATGACGAAAAGAAGacatggaagatccttacaa TAATGCCATATAACAGCGCCCATCACTGTGTGGTGGAGGTGGAGAACTTCCTGCTTTTATTGGGCGGAGAAGACCAGTGGAACCCTAATG GCAAACACAGCACTAATTTTGTAAGTCGGTATGATCCCAGATTCAATAGCTGGATACAACTACCGCCCATGCAGGAGAG GAGAGCGAGTTTCTTCGCGTGCTGCCTGGATAAGCACTTGTATGTTGTTGGGGGAAGGAATGAGACAGGTTATCTGTCTAGCGTTGAAGCCTTTAACCTTGAAACAAACGAATGGAATTACGTTTCGTCTCTTCCACAGCCGCTGGCTGCGCACGCAGGCGCCGTGCACAATGGGAAAATATACATCTCAG GTGGCGTTCACAACGGTGAATACGTGTCTTGGCTGTACTGCTACGACCCTGTGATGGACGTGTGGGCTCGGAAACAGGACATGAACACCAAGCGAGCCATACACGCTCTCGCAGGCATGAACGACCGCCTCTACGCTATTGGGGGAAACCACTTAAAGG GATTCTCTCATCTGGATGTGATGCTGGTTGAATGCTACGACCCTAAAGCAGATCAGTGGAGCATCCTGCAAACGCCCATCTTAGAGGGACGCAGCGGGCCTGGGTGTGCTGTTCTTGATGACAGTATTTACTTGGTGGGAGGCTACAGCTGGAGCATG GGGGCGTATAAGTCATCCACTATTTGTTACAGCCCAGAGAAAGGCACATGGATAGAGATGGAAGGAGAAGTGGCTGAACCTTTAGCTGGACCTTCCTGTGCCACAGTCATACTGCCGGCCTGTTTACCATTTAACAAATAA
- the klhl14 gene encoding kelch-like protein 14 isoform X1 has product MRYIDGYARMRVEVCSSPEVMSRSGDRTSTFDPTHSDSLLHGLNLLWRKQLFCDVTLTAQGQQFHCHKAVLASCSQYFRSLFSTHMLSREDGLEAKDQGSSGTPSSSPDDKLLPSPRSNINNLVLQGCSSIGLRLVLEYLYTANVTLSLDTVEEVLSVSKILNIPQITKLSVQFLNDQISVQNYKQICKIAALHGLDETKKLANKYLVEDVLLLNFEEMCAMLDALPPPVESELALFQMSVLWLEHDRETRMHYAPDLMKRLRFALIPAPELVERVQSVDFMRSDPVCQKLLLDAMNYHLMPFRQHSRQTTASRIRSNKRMLLLVGGLPPGPDRLPSNLVQYYDDEKKTWKILTIMPYNSAHHCVVEVENFLLLLGGEDQWNPNGKHSTNFVSRYDPRFNSWIQLPPMQERRASFFACCLDKHLYVVGGRNETGYLSSVEAFNLETNEWNYVSSLPQPLAAHAGAVHNGKIYISGGVHNGEYVSWLYCYDPVMDVWARKQDMNTKRAIHALAGMNDRLYAIGGNHLKGFSHLDVMLVECYDPKADQWSILQTPILEGRSGPGCAVLDDSIYLVGGYSWSMGAYKSSTICYSPEKGTWIEMEGEVAEPLAGPSCATVILPACLPFNK; this is encoded by the exons ATGAGATATATCGATGGGTATGCAAGGATGCGTGTG GAGGTGTGCAGCAGCCCCGAAGTCATGTCCAGATCGGGTGACCGAACCTCCACGTTTGACCCGACTCACAGCGACTCTCTGCTGCACGGTCTCAACCTGCTGTGGAGGAAGCAGCTCTTCTGCGATGTGACTCTCACGGCGCAGGGACAGCAGTTCCACTGCCACAAAGCCGTGCTGGCGTCCTGCTCGCAGTACTTCAGGTCCCTGTTCTCCACGCACATGCTGAGCAGAGAAGACGGGCTGGAAGCGAAGGACCAAGGCAGCAGCGGCACCCCGTCCTCCTCGCCCGACGACAAGCTCCTGCCCAGCCCGCGCTCGAACATCAACAACCTGGTGCTGCAGGGCTGCTCCTCCATCGGTCTACGACTGGTGCTGGAGTACCTCTACACGGCCAACGTTACCCTCTCCCTGGACACGGTGGAGGAGGTGCTCTCCGTCAGCAAGATCCTCAACATCCCCCAGATCACCAAACTCAGCGTGCAGTTCCTCAACGACCAGATCTCGGTCCAAAACTACAAGCAGATCTGCAAGATCGCAGCTCTGCACGGGCTGGATGAGACCAAGAAGCTCGCCAACAAGTACCTGGTGGAGGACGTTCTCCTCTTGAACTTTGAGGAGATGTGCGCCATGCTGGACGCCCTCCCTCCGCCCGTGGAGTCGGAGCTGGCGCTCTTTCAGATGTCCGTGCTGTGGTTGGAGCACGACAGGGAGACCAGGATGCACTACGCTCCCGACCTGATGAAGCGCCTGCGTTTCGCCCTCATCCCTGCCCCGGAGCTGGTGGAGAGGGTGCAGTCGGTAGACTTTATGAGGAGCGACCCGGTGTGCCAGAAATTGCTCCTGGATGCCATGAACTACCACCTGATGCCCTTCAGACAGCACAGCAGACAAACCACAGCCAGCAG GATACGTTCAAACAAACGGATGCTCCTGTTGGTTGGAGGCCTGCCCCCGGGTCCCGACCGCCTCCCCAGTAATCTGGTCCAGTACTACGATGACGAAAAGAAGacatggaagatccttacaa TAATGCCATATAACAGCGCCCATCACTGTGTGGTGGAGGTGGAGAACTTCCTGCTTTTATTGGGCGGAGAAGACCAGTGGAACCCTAATG GCAAACACAGCACTAATTTTGTAAGTCGGTATGATCCCAGATTCAATAGCTGGATACAACTACCGCCCATGCAGGAGAG GAGAGCGAGTTTCTTCGCGTGCTGCCTGGATAAGCACTTGTATGTTGTTGGGGGAAGGAATGAGACAGGTTATCTGTCTAGCGTTGAAGCCTTTAACCTTGAAACAAACGAATGGAATTACGTTTCGTCTCTTCCACAGCCGCTGGCTGCGCACGCAGGCGCCGTGCACAATGGGAAAATATACATCTCAG GTGGCGTTCACAACGGTGAATACGTGTCTTGGCTGTACTGCTACGACCCTGTGATGGACGTGTGGGCTCGGAAACAGGACATGAACACCAAGCGAGCCATACACGCTCTCGCAGGCATGAACGACCGCCTCTACGCTATTGGGGGAAACCACTTAAAGG GATTCTCTCATCTGGATGTGATGCTGGTTGAATGCTACGACCCTAAAGCAGATCAGTGGAGCATCCTGCAAACGCCCATCTTAGAGGGACGCAGCGGGCCTGGGTGTGCTGTTCTTGATGACAGTATTTACTTGGTGGGAGGCTACAGCTGGAGCATG GGGGCGTATAAGTCATCCACTATTTGTTACAGCCCAGAGAAAGGCACATGGATAGAGATGGAAGGAGAAGTGGCTGAACCTTTAGCTGGACCTTCCTGTGCCACAGTCATACTGCCGGCCTGTTTACCATTTAACAAATAA